A stretch of the Glycine soja cultivar W05 chromosome 13, ASM419377v2, whole genome shotgun sequence genome encodes the following:
- the LOC114382762 gene encoding threonine dehydratase biosynthetic, chloroplastic-like, whose protein sequence is MDALRVAPTTPPLLRRHPLRKMAPHPLTARPRRAPLIVATLSMPPEATHSSAVAIVEDPSEAAPPPRPRVSPDSLQYPPGFVGAIPASSRSDGGDGDGMNNAMTYLTNILSSKVYDVAIESPLQLAPKLSARLGVKVWLKREDLQPVFSFKLRGAYNMMAKLPTELLEKGVICSSAGNHAQGVALAAKRLNCSAVIAMPVTTPEIKWKSVEALGATVVLVGDSYDEAQAYAKKRGVEEGRTFIPPFDHPDVIMGQGTIGMEIVRQMQGPIYAIFVPVGGGGLIAGIAAYVKRVNPEVKIFGVEPTDANAMALSLHHDQRVILDQVGGFADGVAVKEVGEETFRICKELIDGIVLVSRDSICASIKDMFEEKRNILEPAGALALAGAEAYCKHHGIQGKNIVAITSGANMNFDKLRVVTELANVGRKQEAVLATVMAEEPGSFKQFCELVGQMNITEFKYRYNSNEKAVVLYSVGVHTISELRAMQERMESSQLKTYNLTESDLVKDHLRYLMGGRSNVQNEVLCRLTFPERPGALMKFLDSFSPRWNISLFHYRGEGETGANVLVGLQVPKSEIDEFHDRANKLGYDYKVVNNDDDFQLLMH, encoded by the exons ATGGATGCGCTGCGCGTCGCCCCCACCACCCCGCCTCTCCTCCGCCGCCACCCTCTCCGCAAAATGGCGCCCCATCCCCTCACTGCGCGTCCCCGCCGCGCGCCCCTCATCGTCGCCACGCTTTCCATGCCGCCGGAGGCCACTCACTCCTCCGCCGTCGCCATCGTCGAAGATCCCTCGGAGGCGGCTCCTCCTCCGCGCCCCCGCGTCTCGCCGGATTCCCTCCAGTACCCGCCCGGCTTCGTCGGCGCGATTCCCGCCAGCTCTCGCTCAGACGGCGGCGACGGCGACGGTATGAATAATGCCATGACTTATTTGACGAACATTCTCTCTTCGAAGGTATATGACGTGGCGATTGAGTCCCCTCTGCAATTGGCGCCAAAGCTCTCTGCGAGACTCGGGGTTAAGGTTTGGCTCAAGAGAGAGGATTTGCAACCC GTTTTCTCATTTAAGCTTCGTGGAGCTTATAATATGATGGCAAAGCTTCCGACGGAATTGTTGGAAAAGGGGGTTATCTGCTCGTCTGCTGGGAACCATGCTCAAGGAGTTGCATTGGCTGCCAAGAGGTTGAATTGCAGTGCGGTGATTGCTATGCCTGTCACCACTCCAGAAATAAAG TGGAAATCCGTGGAGGCTCTGGGTGCTACAGTTGTGCTCGTGGGGGATTCATATGATGAAGCACAAGCATATGCTAAGAAGCGGGGGGTAGAGGAGGGTAGGACATTCATACCTCCTTTTGATCATCCTGATGTCATCATGGGTCAGGGAACAATTGGCATGGAAATTGTCCGCCAAATGCAAGGTCCAATTTATGCAATCTTTGTGCCTGTGGGAGGTGGTGGTCTCATTGCTGGTATTGCTGCTTATGTGAAGAGGGTTAACCCAGAG GTGAAGATTTTTGGGGTTGAGCCCACTGATGCAAATGCAATGGCGTTGTCACTCCACCATGACCAGAGAGTGATTTTGGACCAGGTTGGGGGATTTGCAGATGGCGTAGCTGTTAAAGAGGTCGGTGAAGAAACTTTCCGCATATGCAAGGAGTTGATAGATGGCATTGTTCTTGTAAGCCGTGATTCAATTTGTGCGTCAATAAAA GATATGTTCGAGGAGAAAAGGAACATATTAGAACCAGCAGGAGCACTTGCACTAGCTGGAGCTGAGGCATACTGCAAGCATCATGGGATCCAGGGGAAAAATATTGTAGCAATAACCAGTGGAGCAAACATGAATTTTGATAAACTTCGGGTTGTAACTGAACTTGCTAATGTTGGTCGTAAACAAGAGGCTGTGCTGGCAACTGTTATGGCAGAGGAGCCTGGCAGTTTCAAACAATTTTGTGAATTG GTGGGGCAGATGAACATAACAGAATTCAAATACAGATATAACTCAAATGAGAAGGCAGTTGTCCTTTACAG TGTTGGGGTTCACACAATCTCCGAACTAAGAGCAATGCAGGAGAGGATGGAATCTTCTCAGCTCAAAACTTACAATCTCACAGAAAGTGACTTGGTGAAAGACCACTTGCGTTACTTG ATGGGAGGCCGATCAAACGTTCAGAATGAGGTTCTTTGTCGTCTCACCTTTCCAGAAAGACCTGGTGCTTTGATGAAATTTTTGGACTCCTTCAGTCCACGTTGGAATATTAGTTTATTCCATTACCGAGGGGAG GGTGAAACTGGAGCAAACGTGCTAGTTGGATTACAGGTACCCAAAAGTGAGATAGATGAGTTCCATGATCGTGCTAACAAACTTGGATATGATTATAAAGTGGTGAATAATGATGATGACTTCCAGCTTCTAATGCACTGA
- the LOC114382790 gene encoding probable glycosyltransferase At5g03795, with protein sequence MGSSRWINCCAWRGSEASSTMRLFLFMVPLLVLAGFASIKGSTVYNGRDFIAKRYASWSSLITPSNSSSQTLLDPPSNSSLQTLHQSNETEVFNVSKPGFNLAPANESDESHPRQKRKRKFSFLDKTEAVLAQARAAIREAENWNQTQDSDYVPVGPMYWNPKEFHRSYLEMEKQFKVFVYEEGELPVFHEGPCASIYSTEGSFIHAIEMNEHFRTRDPKKAHVFFLPFSVVMMVRYVYIRDSHDFGPIKRTVRDYINVIAARYPYWNRSLGADHFMLSCHDWGPEASKFSPYLRKNSIRVLCNANTSEGFDPRKDVSFPEINLQRGPIDGLLGGPSASQRSILAFFAGGIHGPIRPILLEHWEKKDEDIQVHQYLPKGVSYYGMLRKSKFCLCPSGYEVASPRVVEAIYTGCVPVLISDHYVPPFSDVLNWKMFSVEVSMKEIPNLKDILMNISPRKYIRMQKRVRQIRRHFEVHSPPKRYDVFHMILHSVWLRRLNFRVLDDQ encoded by the exons ATGGGTAGTAGCAGATGGATTAATTGTTGTGCATGGAGGGGTTCAGAAGCTTCTTCTACAATGAGGCTCTTCTTGTTCATGGTGCCTCTCTTAGTGCTTGCGGGCTTTGCTTCTATAAAGGGTTCAACTGTTTATAACGGAAGAGATTTTATTGCAAAACGTTATGCCTCGTGGAGCTCTCTAATTACTCCTTCAAATTCCTCGTCACAAACACTTCTTGATCCTCCTTCAAATTCCTCTTTACAAACACTTCATCAATCT AATGAAACTGAAGTTTTCAATGTCTCCAAACCCGGGTTCAATTTAGCTCCTGCAAATGAATCTGATGAATCTCACCCAAGACAGAAGCGGAAAAGAAAATTCAGTTTCTTAGATAAAACTGAAGCTGTTCTAGCACAAGCTCGAGCTGCAATCAGAGAAGCTGAAAATTGGAATCAAACACAAGATTCAGATTATGTTCCAGTAGGTCCAATGTATTGGAATCCTAAGGAATTTCACAG GAGCTACTTAGAAATGGAGAAACAATTCAAAGTATTTGTCTATGAAGAGGGGGAACTTCCAGTTTTCCATGAAGGACCATGCGCCAGCATATACTCCACGGAGGGGAGCTTCATCCATGCTATTGAAATGAATGAGCATTTTAGAACAAGAGATCCCAAGAAAGCACATgtgtttttccttccttttagCGTAGTAATGATGGTTCGATACGTGTACATAAGGGACTCACACGATTTTGGCCCCATAAAAAGAACAGTCAGGGACTATATCAATGTCATTGCTGCAAGATACCCTTATTGGAATCGAAGCCTTGGAGCTGATCACTTCATGCTctcttgccatgattgg GGGCCAGAGGCTTCAAAATTCTCACCTTACTTGCGTAAGAACTCTATTCGTGTACTTTGCAATGCCAACACCTCTGAAGGATTCGACCCTAGAAAGGATGTTTCATTTCCAGAAATTAATCTCCAACGTGGTCCAATAGATGGTTTACTTGGTGGGCCATCTGCATCTCAACGTTCAATTTTGGCATTCTTTGCTGGAGGCATTCATGGCCCCATTAGGCCAATTCTTCTTGAGCATTGGGAAAAAAAGGATGAAGATATTCAAGTTCACCAGTACCTCCCAAAGGGTGTTTCTTACTATGGCATGTTGAGGAAGAGCAAGTTTTGCCTCTGCCCTAGTGGGTATGAGGTGGCAAGCCCTAGAGTGGTGGAGGCAATTTACACAGGGTGTGTTCCTGTGCTCATTTCGGATCACTATGTCCCTCCTTTCAGTGATGTTTTGAATTGGAAGATGTTCTCAGTTGAGGTTTCTATGAAAGAAATTCCCAACTTGAAGGACATTTTGATGAATATTTCTCCAAGGAAGTACATAAGAATGCAAAAAAGAGTGAGACAAATTCGGAGACACTTTGAGGTACATTCTCCACCCAAGCGATATGATGTGTTTCATATGATACTTCATTCTGTGTGGCTTAGGAGACTTAATTTCAGAGTCCTTGATGATCAATGA